The following proteins are encoded in a genomic region of Gossypium hirsutum isolate 1008001.06 chromosome D05, Gossypium_hirsutum_v2.1, whole genome shotgun sequence:
- the LOC107907468 gene encoding uncharacterized protein isoform X1: MMAMSLQQRPLPFFNGSLLFSSSNRQFPHRSTTIFRWSFGRDQGSSLVTRRTKGRAFRILANPNVSSGKGNSGKEVIMVDPLEAKRLAAKQMVQIKAKEKAKRRRQIEAINGAWAMIGLTAGLVIEAQTGKGILEQLAGYLWAIVHIFVR; encoded by the exons ATGATGGCGATGTCTCTGCAACAACGGCCACTGCCTTTCTTCAATGGAAGTCTCCTATTTTCATCTTCTAATCGTCAGTTTCCTCACCGCTCTACCACCATCTTCAG GTGGAGCTTTGGAAGGGACCAAGGTTCAAGTCTAGTTACCAGGAGAACCAAGGGACGAGCGTTTCGAATCTTGGCCAATCCTAAT GTATCTTCAGGTAAAGGAAATTCAGGTAAAGAAGTCATCATGGTTGACCCTTTGGAAGCAAAACGATTAGCTGCCAAACAAATGGTACAAATTAAAGCTAAAGAGAAAGCAAAG AGGAGACGCCAAATTGAAGCGATTAATGGGGCGTGGGCAATGATTGGTCTCACAGCAGGCTTAGTTATCGAAGCTCAAACGGGCAAAGGTATTCTGGAACAG CTGGCTGGTTATTTGTGGGCGATCGTCCACATTTTTGTGCGATAA
- the LOC107907467 gene encoding preprotein translocase subunit SCY1, chloroplastic has protein sequence MLITVREASSWPLTFNLSSFSSPKPSPILKNSVCRASLSVHPKPTSNSQSWNLSLLSNSQKGSVFDPLGINPDESSGLNRVWDSFLSLLTPTFESTSGTRKEKSSSARGVAAAIEDSSIEFGDFFKGPLPGKFLKLLAFLALSRLGVYIPLGGVNREAFVGNLDQNSLLSTLDSFSGGGIGRLGICSLGIVPFINAQIVFQLLAQVYPKLQDLQKREGEAGRKKILQYTRYASVGFAIVQAIGQVLYLRPYVNDFSTQWVLSSVTLLTLGAVLTTYIGERISDLKLGNGTSLLIFTNILSYLPASFGRTVAQAYQDGNYVGLVAIIISFFLLVLGIVYVQEAERKIPINYASRYTSRSGGLQKSAYLPFKVNSSGVMPIIFSTSSLALPGTLARFTGISVLKKAAVALNPGGSFYLPTNILLIAFFNYYYTFLQLDPDDVSEQLKRQGASIPLVRPGKSTAAFLKTVLSRISVLGSVFLAILAAGPAVIEQTTHLTAFRGFAGTSVLILVGCATDTARKVQAEIISQKYKNIEFYDFDKYSP, from the exons ATGTTGATAACGGTCAGGGAAGCTTCTTCTTGGCCTCTCACCTTCAACCTCTCCTCTTTCTCTTCTCCTAAGCCTTCTCCAATACTCAAAAACTCTGTTTGCAGAGCCAGTTTAAGTGTTCATCCAAAACCCACCTCCAATTCCCAATCATGGAACCTTAGTCTTCTTTCTAACAG CCAAAAAGGATCTGTTTTTGATCCTTTGGGTATCAACCCAGACGAGTCTTCAGGTTTAAATCGTGTTTGGGATAGTTTTCTATCCTTGTTAACACCTACATTTGAGAGTACCTCAGGTACTAGAAAGGAGAAATCTTCTTCGGCTAGAGGAGTGGCAG CTGCAATTGAGGACAGTTccattgaatttggggatttctTCAAAGGCCCATTACCAGGAAAATTTCTCAAGCTTTTAGCATTTTTGGCTTTATCTCGTCTTGGAGTTTATATACCTCTGGGAGGGGTTAACCGAGAGGCTTTCGTTGGCAATTTGGATCAGAACAGTCTACTAAGCACTTTGGATTCGTTCTCCGGAGGAGGCATTGGTAGACTTGGTATATGCTCCCTTGGTATTGTTCCTTTTATTAACGCTCAAATCGTGTTTCAACTCCTCGCCCAAGTTTACCCTAAATTGCAAGATCTTCAGAAAAGAGAAGGTGAAGCtggaagaaagaaaattttgcaatATACTAGATATGCCTCGGTTGGTTTTGCTATAGTACAG GCAATTGGCCAAGTACTTTACCTTCGTCCATATGTCAACGATTTCAGCACGCAGTGGGTTCTCTCCTCTGTTACTTTATTGACACTTGGTGCTGTACTGACAACATATATTGGGGAACGGATTTCTGATCTAAAGCTTGGAAACGGCACATCTCttttaatatttacgaatatTCTATCCTACTTGCCTGCATCTTTTGGAAGGACAGTTGCACAAGCATATCAGGATGGTAACTACGTTGGACTTGTTGCCATCATTATCTCGTTCTTCCTGCTGGTACTTGGCATCGTTTATGTTCAG GAAGCAGAGAGGAAGATTCCAATCAACTATGCCTCAAGATACACCAGCAGAAGCGGAGGACTTCAAAAATCTGCTTACCTACCCTTTAAG GTAAACAGTTCCGGAGTGATGCCGATTATATTTTCTACATCATCCCTAGCTCTTCCCGGTACTTTAGCACGATTTACTGGCATATCTGTTCTAAAGAAGGCTGCAGTTGCTCTGAATCCCGGAG GTTCTTTCTACCTTCCTACCAATATCTTGTTGATAGCCTTTTTTAATTACTACTACACTTTCCTACAACTGGACCCTGATGATGTTAGTGAACAACTGAAGCGGCAAGGTGCTTCGATTCCACTGGTCCGACCTGGTAAAAGTACAGCAGCATTTTTAAAGACG GTTCTTAGTCGGATATCGGTTCTGGGTTCAGTATTTTTAGCAATCTTGGCAGCTGGTCCTGCCGTGATCGAGCAAACCACACACTTGACTGCATTCCGAGGATTTGCGGGCACTTCAGTTCTTATTCTTGTGGGATGTGCAACTGATACTGCAAGAAAAGTTCAAGCAGAGATTATATCCCAAAAGTACAAGAACATAGAGTTTTACGACTTCGACAAGTATAGCCCGTAA
- the LOC107907468 gene encoding uncharacterized protein isoform X2 — protein MMAMSLQQRPLPFFNGSLLFSSSNRQFPHRSTTIFRWSFGRDQGSSLVTRRTKGRAFRILANPNVSSGKGNSGKEVIMVDPLEAKRLAAKQMVQIKAKEKAKVKKIFILIKNLTFFLFLYIPLVPRRYHCLWFIRAATYISSLEETPN, from the exons ATGATGGCGATGTCTCTGCAACAACGGCCACTGCCTTTCTTCAATGGAAGTCTCCTATTTTCATCTTCTAATCGTCAGTTTCCTCACCGCTCTACCACCATCTTCAG GTGGAGCTTTGGAAGGGACCAAGGTTCAAGTCTAGTTACCAGGAGAACCAAGGGACGAGCGTTTCGAATCTTGGCCAATCCTAAT GTATCTTCAGGTAAAGGAAATTCAGGTAAAGAAGTCATCATGGTTGACCCTTTGGAAGCAAAACGATTAGCTGCCAAACAAATGGTACAAATTAAAGCTAAAGAGAAAGCAAAGGTAAAAAAgatctttattttaataaagaaTTTAACATTTTTTCTCTTCTTGTATATTCCTTTGGTACCGAGAAGATATCATTGTCTATGGTTTATCCGTGCTGCTACCTATATCTCCTCCCTAG AGGAGACGCCAAATTGA